GGCGGAGAGCAATCCGCCGATGGTGGTGGGAATGAGGCAAACAAACAGGGAGATGAAGGCCGCGATGGTAATGGGCGTTTGCGCGTAATCGGCGAAAGGCTTCAGCGTTACGCAGACGATGATGAACACAAGCGTGAAGCTGGCCAGGAGGATGGTGAGCGCGATTTCGTTGGGGGTTTTCTGCCGCGAGGCGCCTTCCACGAGTGCGATCATTTTGTCGAGGAACGATTCCCCCACGCCCGCGCTCACCCGCACCACGATGCGGTCGCTCAGCACTTTGGTGCCGCCTACCACGGAGCTTTTGTCGCCGCCGGCTTCGCGGATCACGGGGGCGCTTTCGCCGGTGATGGCGGATTCGTCGATGCTCGCCAGGCCTTGCACGATCTCACCGTCGGCGGGGATTACGTCGCCGGCTTCGCAAACGAACAGGTCACCTTTTTGCAGCCGGGAGCTGGGTACCACTTTAATTTCGTCGGTGAAGATTTCTCCAACCGTGAGGATTCTCTTTGCCGGGGTGTCTTCCCGCGTTCTGCGGAGGCTTTCGGCCTGTGCCTTTCCGCGTGCTTCTGCGATGGCTTCCGCGAAGTTGCCGAATAGTACCGTCAACAGTAATACAATGAACACGGTGAAGTTATAGCCGAAAGAGCCCTGGGAGGCATCGTGGCTGATGCCGGCATAAACCGTTACGATCAGCATGACGATCGTTCCAAGCAAAACCGTGAACATGACGGGATTCCGGACGAGGAGGCGCGGGTTCAGCTTCACGAAGGATTGCGCGAGCGCTTCCCTCACCAGTGCCGCCGGAAACAGTGTATTGTCTTTCGTTTTCATTTTCTTTTGCGTTTGCATGCGTTAGTACAGGGAGAAATATTCGGCGATGGGGCCCAGCGCCAGCGCGGGGAAGAAGGCCAACGCGGCGATGATCGCGATCACGGCGAATGTCATGATGCCGAAAGTGGCCGTGTCTGTCCGCAGTGTGCCGGCGGATTCGGGGACGTATTGCTTCGAAGCCAGGAGTCCCGCGATCGCTACCGGGCCGATAATAGGCAGGAAGCGCGACAGGATGAGTACAAAACCGGTGGTCACGTTCCAGAAAATGTTATTATCCGTCAGCCCTTCGAACCCCGAACCGTTGTTGGCCGCGGCGGAGGTGTATTCATACATCATTTCCGAAAAACCGTGGTGACCTGGGTTATTAAGCCATGCGCCCGGCTGCGTGGCCCAGCCCGCGCCCCATCCGTGCGCGATGGCATAGGACGACAGCGCCGTGCCCGCGAGGATCAGCAGCGGATGCAGTAAGGCTACGATCGCCGCGATCTTCATTTCCCGCGCTTCCACTTTATGCCCCAGGAATTCCGGCGTACGCCCTACCATGAGGCCCGATATGAACACGGCAATGATGATGAATACGAAGTAGTTGAGAATACCCACACCGCAGCCGCCATAGAAGCAGTTGGCCATCATGGCGATCAGCTCCATCATGCCGGTCATGGGCATGGTGCTGTCGTGGAAACCGTTCACCGATCCGGTGGAAACGATGGTGGTAATGGTGCTCCAGTAGGCGGTGGCCATCGGCCCGAAACGGACCTCCTTGCCTTCCATGGCGCCGGTGGCCTGCGTGATGCCCATCTGGGATATTGCGGGGTTGCCGCCGGTTTCGGACAGGATAGCAGGGATCATCAGCGCGAGCATCCCGACGGTCATCACCCCGAAAATGACATACGCGAATTTCCTCCGCCGGATAAAGAAACCCAACGCAAACACCATCGCGATGGGGATGATCAGCTGTGCGATGGCCTCGGTCATATTGGTGAGGTAATCCGGATTTTCGAGCGGGTGGATGCTGTTGGCACCGAACCATCCGCCGCCGTTGGTTCCCAGGTGCTTAATGGCGATCATGCCGGCCGCTGGCCCGCGTGACACCTGCACGGTATCGCCCTGCACCGTCACGATGGTATCTTTCCCGGCGAAGCTGGCGGGCGTACCGCGGAAAGCCAGGATGCCGGCGATCACGATGCAAAGGGGTAGCAATATGCGGGTGGTGGTTTTCAGCAGGTGGTCCCAAAAGTTGCCCAACTGGGTGGTGGTTTTCTCGCGAAGAGCTTTGAAAACCGCCACCAGCGCAGCGATCCCCGTTGCCGCGCTCACAAACTGCAGGAATGTAACCACGAACAATTGCGTAAAATAAGTTAACCCGGATTCACCGGAGTAGTGTTGCAGGTTGCAGTTAACCAGGAAGCTGATGGCAGTGTTGAAAGCCAGGTCTGGCGTTTGCGCCGCGTTGTGGTCGGGGTTGAGGGGAAGCCTGTCCTGGAAGATCAGCAGGAAAAAGGCATATACGAACCATAGCATATTGATGGTCAGCAGGGCTTTCAGGTGCTGCTTCCAGTTCATCTCCTCCTTCGGATCGATGCCGCAGAACCGGTAAATCCCCTGTTCCAGCGGTGCCATGAACTCCAGCAGGGTCCGCTGTCCCGCGAAAACCTTCGCGATGTAACGGCCGAGCGGTATGGCGACCAGGAGCGTAATGGCATAAGTGGCGATAATGCCTGATAGTTCGGTGTTCATTGTCAGGTTTAATTGATAACTCAGAATTTTTCAGGTTTCAGCAACACGTAAATCATGTAACCGAAAACCAACAGGGATAAAATGAAAAGTGCGTTCATCATGGCTTGCGTTTTAAATCTTGTCGAAGAAGTCTACCGATGCGAAAAACAGCCAGAAACAAATAAGCCCGGCGAGCAGTAATACGAGTGTCAGCATTGTGAATTGTTTAAGATGAATTGACGGCGGACGTTTTGCAGCGAAACCGGCAGCAACGATTTCACCGGCGCGTTCAGCAGCGGCGACAATCCAAACAAAAACACCGATTCGATCGCGTCTTTCAATATGCGGCTGCCGTTTTTATACAGCACGCCTGCCAGGGAAAAGCACTTCCTGATCTCGGGGAGTTCGTCGTTGCGGATCATCCGCCGTGTATAAGCCGTAAAAGCCTGGATTACTTTCGCTGGCGCGCCGGTGCCTTCGTTGCGAAGTCCGGGGATTTGTTGCACCAGCAGGAGATGGATTTTAGCATCCGGTAACATGATATGAGGTTTTGCCCGGTGTATGCCAGCGGAATGCCAACAACGCCAGAACCACCATAATCACATCATTATCAATAAAATAAGAAGCCGGCATACCTTTTCAGGCGTGTCGGCACCATGCAAAAACGGAAGGGTTGTTTGCAAAAATCGAAATTTCGTCAGCGGATATTGTACTCTTTGATCTTGTTATATAAAGTGGTGAGCCCGATCTGCAGCATTTCCGCCGCGCGGGTCTTATTCCCGTTCACGGCATGCAACACCCGGGCGATGTGCTTCCTCTCCATATCGGCGAGGCTCAGTGGGGCGGGACCGTCATTTTCAGGATGGGAGAATTCAAGTGGGAGCAGGTCAGTGCCGAGCTCGGGACCATCGGACAGAATCACGGCCCTTTCGATGACGTTCCTAAGTTCGCGGATATTGCCGCGCCAGTGGTGGTTTTCCAGCGCCTGGCGGAAGGCTCCCGACATACCTGTGATACGTTTGTTGTTTTTGGGGCCGAGTTGGGAGAGGAAATATTGTGCGAGCAGGGGCACATCTTCCCTGCGTTCGTTGAGCGAAGGCAGGTGAATCTGGAAGGCGCAAAGACGGTAAAATAAATCCGCGCGGAATGTGCCTTTCTCGGATTCCTTCTCCAGGTCGCGGTTGGTGGCGGCGATGATGCGGATATCCACTTTCATCGGTTTGGAGTCGCCGACTTTATAGAATTCGCGGGTCTCCAGTACGCGGAGCAGCTTGGCTTGCAGATCGAGCGCCATTTCACCGATTTCGTCGAGGAAGATGGTGCCGTTGCTGGCTTCTTCCAGGAAACCTTTTTTGTCTTTAACGGCGCCGGTAAACGCACCGGCTTTATGGCCGAAAAGCTCGCTTTCGAGGATTTCCTTCCCGAAGGCGCTGCAATTCACCGCCACGAACGGCTGCGCGGTGCGCGCGCTGGCGCGGTGGATGGCCTGGGCGAAAACTTCCTTCCCGGAACCCGTTTCTCCGAGCAATAACACCGTGGCATCGGTGGCCGCAACTTTGCGGGAGAGGTTCACCGCGTCGAGGATACGCGGCGATTTGCCGATCACCTGCGAGAAGTCGTGCTTGCCGCCCAGCCTCTCTTCCAGCGAACGCACCCTGAACTGGAGGCGCGCTTTGTCCATGGCTTTGCTCACCAGCGGCAGGATGCGGTTGTTGTCATCGCCTTTGGTGAGATAATCGAACGCACCGTTTTTGATGGCCTGCACCCCGTCGGCAATGTTGCCGTAGGCGGTGAGCACGATGATTTCGATATCAGGATGGGAGGATTTCAACTGGGCTGTCAGTTCCACGCCGTTTCCGTCCGGCAGTTTGACGTCGGAAAGGATGACATGGATGTCGGATTTGTCGAGGATTTTCCGGGCAGACCGTACGTCCTGCGCTTCGAGTATGGTGTACCCTTCCAGCGTGAGGAGGCGGGCGAGGAGTTTCCGCAATTGAGCTTCATCGTCGATGATGAGGATCGTGCCTTGTTGGGTCATGGGAGCAAATGTAGCGCAAAAAAACCGGGTCAGGCAATGCCCTTCCCGGTCCGTTCCCGTTGATGCTATTCTTTCCGCCTAACCGGCGTCTTCTGTTTTCTGGTTCCGTTTAACGGAGATGGCACCGATCACCGTGCCCAATACACCCAGTGTAAAATTCGCGAACACGATATTCGTGACCATAAAGATCCAGAAGCCCTGCCTCGTTTGTACACTGTATTCGTTGATGCGCGCTTCTTCCATCGTTGTATTCAACGTCGCCGGATCGGTGGGCACCGTGATGAGATGGAAAAGCAGGGTCACGCTCGCCACCATGATGGTGGCCAGCAAAGTCGTGATTAGGCCGGTCAGCCCGAGCTGATACAGCGAAGCCGCTCCGCCCAGCGTACTATTGGCGTGAATGACGGACAGCATGACCCCAAGAAAGATAATGCCGTTAATAATATAGCCCGTCCATAAGTCGGAGAACCAATGTGTCAGGTAAAAAATCCCGGCGAGTGCCACGCACACGGCCGTGATGATGAAGCTGTATACCCAAACCAGCCTGAGTATCGAGGATTGTTCGGCTCTAGCCATAGGATTGCGGATTTGGTGAAGAATCGCCGTTGCCGGCATTTACACGGTTACCAATTCAATTGGCATGCCATTGCACCGGATTCTTACCCCTATTTTTAACAAAATGCAATCCCACAGCCGTTTATCATTACCCTTCCGTGACTTTCAGTATGGCCTTCAGATCGTTCTTGGCGGTGAGGATATTGGCCCACAGGTCGCCCTTTTTGTCCAGTCTTTTCCCGATGTTGCCCATGTGGTAATCTTCCATTCGCAGTTTTTTCGTCACTTCCTTCCATTCCAGCGGCGCGGAAACGGTAGCGCCAGGCTTCGGGCGGACGGAATAGGGAGCTGCAACGGTTTGCCCCGACCGGTTCTGGAGGAAGTCGATGTATACCATCTCTTTCCGTTTGGATTTCGTGCGAATGATGCTCGTGGTTTCGGGCAGCCGTGCATTCACTTCCGTAGCCACGAACTCCGCAAACAGCTTGCAGGTATCGAACGGGTGTTTGGCGCCGGTGGGAATATAGATGTGCATCCCCCGCGAGCCGGAAGTCTTTACAAAAGAATCAATTCCCCGGGACTCCAGCACCTTCCGCACTTCGATCGCCGTTGTTATCACATGTTCGAAAGCGATATCGTTAGGATCGAGGTCGATGACGATGAAATCAGGATACTCGGGCTTCCGGAACCGCGACAGCCAGGGATTGATTTCTATGCAACCGAGGTTCACCATCCAGGCGAGCGTGGCTTCGTTGTTGCAAACGAGGTAATCGATCGTGCGGTTAGAAGATTCCGACCATACCTGGGCGGTCTTCAGCCACGAAGGGACTGATTCCAGGTCAAGGTCCTTCTGGAAAAAATTCGGCCCGGCGATGCCGTTCGGGAAGCGGTTCAGGCTGAGGGCACGGTCTTTCAGATGCGGGAGGATCACTTCCGCCACCGACAGGTAATAATCCACCAGCGCGCCCTTCGTGATCTTTTCGTTGGGCCAGTAAATTTTCTGCTGATTGGTAAGCGTAACGCTCTTCCCGTTCAATTTGAGCACCCTTTCCTTTTCGGCCGGCGCGGCGGTTTCTTTTTTGGCGGATCCTTTCATATCTACAGGTTTTGACGCCGGCGCGTGGCGCGGCTTTTCACGGATAACGGATTTGGCGGGCTTATCGTCGCGCAGGGCGATGAAGATCGGTTGGCGCAGGTGGCCGTTGTTGGTCCATTCGGAGAATTTCACTTCACACACCAGTTGTGGTTTCAACCAGGTAACGGGCATGTTCGTTTTGATTTTTCCCTTGAAAGGAGACGTGTTCGTCACCAGCGGCTGGAGTTTGGTGTGAAGATCTTTGAGCCCTGTTTCGTTGAAGCCACCTCCGCAATGACCGATGTACCGCATCGCGCCGTTTTCATAGACGCCGAGAATGAGTGCGCCGATATTCTTGCGGCTGCCGCGCGGCGCCGTGAACCCGCAGATGACGGCTTCCTGGCGGTTGAGTACTTTCACTTTGAGCCAGTTGAGAGAACGGCCCCCCTCTGCATAGGTGCTTCCGCCATTCTTGGCGATCACTCCTTCCCAGCCGGCTTTCCGTGCTTTTTCAAACTGCTGTATCCCTTTCCCTTCCACATGCCCGGAAAACTTCACCGCAGGATCGCCCAGCTGATCAACGATCTGCTTCAACAAGGTTTTCCTTTCCAGCAGGGTGAGGTCTTCCAGCGAATGCCCGTCGAGGTATAGCAGGTCGAAAACTACGTACGTGAGCTTGCCTTTGCGGGTGGTTTTGAAGTTCTGCAGCGCCTGGAAATCGGATTTTCCACCTTTCCCGGGGATGATTACCTCTCCATCGAGCACAACGTTGTGGGGAATCCTCTCTACAGCGGCAACGACCGGCGCATATATTTCATTGAAAGACAACTTATTGCGCGAATATAATGCAGCCTCCCCGTCTTCTACCTGGGCAATGGCGCGGTATCCGTCCCACTTCGTCTCGAAAATCCAGCCGGGGCGGTCGAAAGGCGCGTCTACGAGCGTAGCGAGCATCGGCTTGTAGAATTCCTTCATCGGTTCACCTTCCTGGGCTTTTTTTTACCGGTTGATGCGGCGGCTTTTTTCGGTACGGCTTTTTTTGCAGCTGCCTTTTTCGGAGAAGCCGCTTTTTTTGTCGCTGCCTTTTTCGGTGCAGCAGCCTTCTTAGCCCCGGCTTTGGCCTCAGGCTTCGTATTCTGCGGACCTTTTAGCTTGTTGATAACCGATTTGGGTGTATGATCCTCGCTGTCGTAGGGATCGTGTACGGCGTATTTATCGTTGTGCTTGATGAGCAGCCAGGCATTCTCGTCCCGGCCGTTCTGCATCTTTACCAGCGCGAATTCTCCTTTCAACTTTTTACCGTGCAGCACCACTTTCAGGCTGCCGGATTTCCATTCGCGCAGCGCCTCCTTGTCAAATGGTTTGCCGTTGGATTCGAGCAGCTCGTATGTTCCCTTATCCCAGATATACACATAGCCGGCGCCATAGTTCCCCGGCGGAATTTCGCCCTGGAAGTCTTTATAATCGTAGGGATGATCCTCCACTTCCATGGCCAGCCGCTTATCCGAAGGGTTGAGCGACGGCCCCTTCGGCACCGCCCAGCTTTTCAGGACGCCGTCCATTTCCAGGCGGAAGTCGTAATGGAGGCGCGTGGCGTGATGCCGCTGTATCACGAAAATGTGCTTTTCGTCCTTCGCGGCTTTGCCGGCTGCGGGCTCGCGCGTTTGTTTAAAATCCCTTTTCTGCTTGTATTTCGCTAAGCTCATGATACGCGTTTTTTAGATCCCAGGCTGGCTTTCAGCTGTTCGAAAAGATCGGTCCCTTTCGTACTTGTTACCTTCATCTTCTTCACCACGGCGCGCTTGCCGGAGGCTTTCGCTTTGATGATGCGCATCAGTTCTTCGTGGTAAGTATCCTTGTAAGCGGAAATGTCGAAGGTTTCGGTGTAGCTTTCTACCAGTTTCACGGCCATGTCCAGTTCCTTTTTGGGAATGGTTGCTTTATCCGGTAGTTTCAATTCATCGGGTGCTCTCACTTCTTCCCCGAAACGAAGCCGGTGCAGCATGAGATAATCGCCATTGGCCCGCACCACTGCGAGGTGTTCCTGCGTCCGCAGCACGAAAAGCGCCACTCCCACTTTCCGCGTCTTTTCCAACGTTTTCAACAACAATTGGTAGGCCTTCCCGCCGCCCTTATCCGGTTCTATGAAATACGCCGTCTCGAAATACACGGCATCGATCTCATCCGTTCCGGTAAATGACGATATTTCGATGATCTTGCTCTTCTTCGGGCTCGCGTCCTCGTAATCATGCTCATCGAGTACAATATATTTGTCGTTGTAATTGTACGCTTTGACGATATTTTCCCACGCTACTTCCTTCCCCGTTTTCTCGTTAACGCGCTGGAACCGGATCCTGGAATGATCTTTCTTATCCAGCATATCCAGGTCCAGCCGGCTTTCCTGGATGGCGCTATACAATTTAACGGGAATGTTGACAAGGCCGAAGCCGATACTGCCTGACCATATTGCTCTCATAACGGAATGGGTTTAGTCTTACTGTACAACAATCATTATACCACCTGTGTTGCATAAAAAAACCGTCCCGGGAACGGGACGGCCTTGTTTCTTCATATGCATAACTATCGGGGGAATTTGCTTTGTAAGAATTTGATCGCTAATCCTATTCTGCCAACAATCAGGCCATTTTTTGCAGCAGTGGCATGTGATTTGGATTTTGAATAGTAACTAAAAACGACTTTTATGGAAAACCTGAGATCAGATAAACCCACTGAGATGAATACCCTCTCGCAAGTAATGGCGAAGCTCCATTCGAAAGGATACGACAATGAATTCAAGATGAGTGATCACGGCAGGATGCAGCCTGTAGAAGGCGATGAGATCTACAATCCCGGCGATCTGCTGATCATTAAAACGTACCGTTTCGAGGGCGAGTCTGACCCTTCCGACAACTCGGTATTATACCTGTTGGAAGACAAAAACGGCAAAAAGGGCTATGTATTGGATGCTTACGGCGCGTATTCCTCGCACGACGAGGCGGGTTTTGACGAATTCCTGCAAAAGATACCGGTCGAGGATCGTGAAGAACAATTGATCTTCGGCGGACTGTGATGCATGAAATGCACATGAAAAGAACGGCGGCGCCTGCTAAAGGCGCCGCCGTTTTGGTGTATGATGATCTTTAAGGATTTTCAACAGTAGTTTTTCGTCCACATTTTGCCCTGAGTATTTCCCCAATGCGCCGCTTTCGTAGAGTTCCGTGAGCGCGGGGTGGACGTAGTATTTTTTACACACCGCGCGGGTATTCCCCAGTTTCCGGGCTACCTGGTCCAGTACTTCCACGATTTTGCGCTTGCATTCGGCCTGGGACGCGGCCGCCTCACAGGCGGAAAGGAGGTGCAGGGCTTCGAGGGTTCCCGCCCAGGTGCGGAGGTCTTTACAGGTAAAATCTTCGCCGGTGATGTTTTTCAGGTAATCATTGAGCGCGCCGGAATCGAGGCTTTTCACTTCCTTGTTTTCGTAGTATTGAAAAAGTTCCTGGCCGGGGATGTCGCGCACCTTGCGCAGGAGCCGCGACAAGGCGGCGTGGCGCAATTCAATCTTGTGTTCCACGCCTTTTTTCCCTTTGAAGCGGAACAGCGCGGCGTTGCCGTTGAATTGCACGTGTTTATTACGCAAGGTGGTGAGGCCGTAGGAATTGTACTTTTTTTCATATTCCGCGTTGCCCACGCGCATGAGGGTTTCTTCCATCACGCGCATCGCGATGGCGCACACGCGCGGCAGATCGAGCTCGCGGCGGCGGAGATCCTTCGTTACCTGGCGTCGGATTTTCGGCAGCACTTTCCCGAAGGCGAGCAGGCGGTAGAACTTGGTTTCGTTACGGACTTCCGCCCATCGGGTATGGTAGCGGTATTGCCGTCGCCCGAGTGCATCGGTGCCCGTAGCCTGCAGATGCCCGTTGGCATGGGGGCAGATCCAAACATCTTCCCAGGCGGGCGGGAGCACGAGGCCCCTGATGCGGCGGAGCGTTTCCTCATCCGAAATCCGCTTTCCCTGGGCGTCGGTGTAATAAAAACCGCCGCGCATGCGATGCCTCGCAATGCCCGGCGATGCGGGGTTCACATACCGTAAGCGGGCGGCCTGTGCCACGGCGGGCGCGTCAGCCGTTAACAATTTCTCCACCATTGGGGTGCAGGATTTGACCAGTGATATAATTCGCTTCCGCGGAAGCCAGGAAAACATAACAGCCCGCTACTTCGGCGGGCTCGCCAGCGCGCTTGAGCGGTACATCGGACCCAAAGTTGGCCACATGATCCGCCGGGAATGTGGCCGGAATGAGGGGCGTCCAGATGGGCCCGGGGGCCACGCCATTCACCCGGATGCCCTTATCGGCAAGCATCGACGACAATGAACGCGTAAACGACACGATAGCGCCTTTGGTGGCGGCATAATCGACCAGGTGCGCGCTGCCGCGGTAGGCGGTAACCGAAGTGGTGTTGATGATGCTGCCGCCGCGGGGAATGTGGGGCAAAGCGAAGCGCGTAAGGTAGAAATGGGAGAATATGTTGACGGAAAATGTCCGTAAAAGCTGTTCTGCCGTAATATCCCCGAACTTTTTCTGTGGGAACTGCACCGCGGCGTTATTCACCAGGATATCGATCTTCCCGAATTTCCTCACCGTTTGCTTCACGATTTTATCGCAATGCCGTTCCTTACTGATGTCTCCCGGGATGAGGAGCGCCTCGCGCCCCCGTTCCAGCACGCCTTGTGCGGTGGCATCGGCGTCCTCCGTTTCATTGAGGTAAGCGATAGCGACGTGGGCGCCTTGTTCGGCGAAAGCGAATGCGATGGCCCGTCCGATCCCGCTGTCGCCCCCGGTGATGAGCGCCACTTTATCCTGGAGCCTGCCGGCGGCAGGGGACCGGGGCTGCGCGTCGGGGAGCGGGGTCATTTTATGCTCTATCCCCGGTTGGCGGCGCTGCCGTTGTGGCGGACGGAGTGTTTTCTTCTTGTTCGACTTCTGCATACCAGATGTTTTTTACACGATCGATCGGGGTTCAACAATTAAAAGGGCCGTTTCCATGTTCCTTGCAAACATGAAAGCGGCCCTCCAACCGTTGGCGCATCAGTCTTCCGCCAACGCTTCCTCGTTCACCTTGGTCTCGGCGATTTGGGTGAGGAGGGAATCTGTTTCCTTTTCTTCGTCCAGCGTTTGTTCGAGTATGTTGGCGGCTTCGGTATGCCCCATTCTCGTGGCGAGGGTTCTGAGACTGCCGTAAGACGCGATTTCGTAGTGTTCCACTTTCTGCGCGGCGATGATAAGGCCGGCGTCGAGCACGGAGCCCGGATCTTCTTCACTGATTAGTTCCTGTGCTTCGGCTACGAGGCCTTCCATGGCATCGCATTTCTTGCCTATGGCCCGGGCGCCCATCAGGTCGAATATTTCTTCAAGACGGCTTACATGCCCTTTAGTAGCTTCCAGGTGCTCGGCGAACGCATCTACCAGCTCGGCCGTAGTAGCGGCTTTCTGCATTTTAGGAAGCGCTTTCACGAGGTGCTTTTCGGCCCAGTAAATGTCCTTCAGTTCGTCCATGAACAGCTGGTGGAATGGAGAAGATTCCATATCGCCATTGCGCGCAGCAGGTTTGCGGGTTGCAGCAGCTTTCTTCGCCGCGCCATTGCTGCGGCCGTTTGATTTTGCGGAAGCGCCGTTCCGGGAAGCGGTCGTCCTGGTGTTTTTTGTTGCCATAATGCTTGAGGTTTTTCGGGTTTATTTGTTAGGAAACGGGAAGCGGTCGCGTTTGTCGATGATGCTTTCATCTTCCATGCGTTGCTGTCCGACGATATCGGGGGATTTCTCCTGCACGTCGTTGTTTTCTTCGCTTTCCGGAATATCGGGTTTATGTACCTTGTCGCCTTTTTCAGGCCCGCCCTGCCGGGGACCTTTTTCGGGTTTGTCCTGGCGGGGGCCTTGCTCAGGCTCCGATTGCGGGTCGCTGGGTTTGCGGTCAATCTCCCGTTTGGGGATTTCCTGCGGGATGTCCGGGTTTTGCTTATCCGGTTCTTGTCCCAGGCCCGGTTTGGGTTGTCCGCCGCCCTGTCCGCGGTTTTCATCGGGTGGCTGCACGCCCGGCGCGGCCGGGTTCGGGCGGGGGTTCTTGTCGTTCTCGTTTTTCATGCCGGATGATTTTAAGGTTTAACGTTCTTTCTTTTTTATGTCCAAACAGCATTCCAACACCGGGGCACATGTTTTGCGGATAGAGGAGCAACAACAATATCAGTAGCCACAGGAATGCGTTAGGATTATCGGCGCGCCTATTTGAATGCGGGGGTTTTCGTAATTTGGGGGAATGATCGGTGGGATTTCACACATCTTTGTACCGGTTTCCTGTAGAAGGGAGTTTTCAGTATGTAGAAAATCTTGCACATCCAAAACCGGCATCCATAAACAGTTTGAAGGAAATGCACATCAGCATACATAAAAAGATCAGGGTGGGATTTTTTATCGCGTTTACCGCGATCATCGGCGCCAGCGTGGTGTCGTACCTCATCGCCAAAAACCTCATGCACAACGCTTCGCGCCTCCAGCATGCCGTGGAAGTCTCCAAACGCCTGGAGCTCATTTCCCGCCACCTGAAAGACGCCGAGGCCGCCATCCGCGGGTACAACATCACCCATCAACAGGAATTCCTCCACCCCAGCATGTCCGAACGCAGTGTAAAGATCGAAAAGGAATACCGCAAGCTCCGGCAGGTCATCGATGATCCCCCCCAGCAAAAAAATCTCGACACCCTCAAACGCCTCCTCGACATCAAATACGGACAACTCCTCGCCGGCGCCCGCCCGTCCAGCGGCAGCATCTCGGTCAAGGAAGGCGAATTGTCGATGGACCAGATCGACCGCAAAATGCAGGACATGATCAACATCGAAGAAGCGCAGCTCACTGAAAAATCAAGGGCCTTTACCTTCTTCTCCAACCTCTGGATCCCGGTGGTGTTCATCATTTCCCTGATCGCCATCATCATCGGCATCTATTCATATGTTACGCTCAACCGCGAGTTCCGTCTCCAGCTGCACATCGAGTCCAGGATGCGCAGCTACCAGCGGGAGCTGCAGGAAAACATCAA
Above is a genomic segment from Chitinophaga pollutisoli containing:
- a CDS encoding DNA topoisomerase IB, which translates into the protein MVEKLLTADAPAVAQAARLRYVNPASPGIARHRMRGGFYYTDAQGKRISDEETLRRIRGLVLPPAWEDVWICPHANGHLQATGTDALGRRQYRYHTRWAEVRNETKFYRLLAFGKVLPKIRRQVTKDLRRRELDLPRVCAIAMRVMEETLMRVGNAEYEKKYNSYGLTTLRNKHVQFNGNAALFRFKGKKGVEHKIELRHAALSRLLRKVRDIPGQELFQYYENKEVKSLDSGALNDYLKNITGEDFTCKDLRTWAGTLEALHLLSACEAAASQAECKRKIVEVLDQVARKLGNTRAVCKKYYVHPALTELYESGALGKYSGQNVDEKLLLKILKDHHTPKRRRL
- a CDS encoding SDR family oxidoreductase encodes the protein MQKSNKKKTLRPPQRQRRQPGIEHKMTPLPDAQPRSPAAGRLQDKVALITGGDSGIGRAIAFAFAEQGAHVAIAYLNETEDADATAQGVLERGREALLIPGDISKERHCDKIVKQTVRKFGKIDILVNNAAVQFPQKKFGDITAEQLLRTFSVNIFSHFYLTRFALPHIPRGGSIINTTSVTAYRGSAHLVDYAATKGAIVSFTRSLSSMLADKGIRVNGVAPGPIWTPLIPATFPADHVANFGSDVPLKRAGEPAEVAGCYVFLASAEANYITGQILHPNGGEIVNG
- a CDS encoding ferritin-like domain-containing protein, whose protein sequence is MATKNTRTTASRNGASAKSNGRSNGAAKKAAATRKPAARNGDMESSPFHQLFMDELKDIYWAEKHLVKALPKMQKAATTAELVDAFAEHLEATKGHVSRLEEIFDLMGARAIGKKCDAMEGLVAEAQELISEEDPGSVLDAGLIIAAQKVEHYEIASYGSLRTLATRMGHTEAANILEQTLDEEKETDSLLTQIAETKVNEEALAED
- a CDS encoding CHASE3 domain-containing protein, with product MHISIHKKIRVGFFIAFTAIIGASVVSYLIAKNLMHNASRLQHAVEVSKRLELISRHLKDAEAAIRGYNITHQQEFLHPSMSERSVKIEKEYRKLRQVIDDPPQQKNLDTLKRLLDIKYGQLLAGARPSSGSISVKEGELSMDQIDRKMQDMINIEEAQLTEKSRAFTFFSNLWIPVVFIISLIAIIIGIYSYVTLNREFRLQLHIESRMRSYQRELQENINLLNKSNQELEQFAYVASHDLQEPLRKISTFSDRLLLKYRDEIPPKRGNW